One segment of Neodiprion fabricii isolate iyNeoFabr1 chromosome 1, iyNeoFabr1.1, whole genome shotgun sequence DNA contains the following:
- the LOC124176529 gene encoding zinc finger protein 595-like isoform X1, whose amino-acid sequence MGSLNLVCPMCCGETFNNPQSLKYHLLSITDNLYCPGCSQRFDSVLALIQHLDHCGQSPESESEVLMEANVEQISESFLATVKDGDIMIVGEPSSIQAGDNEEFNVMEKMDVEERQVNGVTPVPRARESPVPSVVNEADRKSPIPNPLVELTTIEADNQDTDKNLITILSGGPELMDNEDGNLMSHTHSLIADVEEVEDINDPELLHVKQEICEVKLEELEADAMYSCSSCGMSFNSVLEHIKEFHDGQEVVLEMAEPPLENLPTPTSITPPQEPTPVTGSRQRQTMNTLRTEECVDSEGRLYTRKVVQIERFWDRPTSSPAPAKSPMIEKFFSNVEGVKVRDKNLPPGPTRMYRCNQCLEHFAKLGGFRVHVCLRGNNQCNHCDQAFATARALQLHMKVHDSETEGMQRLFVCSTCGTEFSSHKSLRLHSRMHAPVRARHVDAPEGTHSATFTCPECGKVLSESYRVAHMALHSGGSVTCTICNRKFESADSLAMHAAVHTEPNQSHSPTPPRGEGSESADAQKPYQCQHCGRRFARPHEKVKHERIHTGEKPHACEVCGKTFRVSYCLTLHMRTHTGVRPYVCQHCGKRFKASSVYNHHLLTHGEERAYTCPYCPKTFKTRVQLAGHKNSHTKPFRCTECSRPFASLYAARAHIQTHKKDNNLKFSCFICGASYGRAFALKDHLKQHGQDISAPPEPSREEEVHEGENFLLPEEEVDDDDLVIPSPLPVAQSSEAEESD is encoded by the exons ATGGGATCACTGAATCTTGTTTGTCCAATGTGCTGTGGCGAGACTTTCAACAATCCTCAGTCATTGAAGTATCACTTACTAAGTATTACGGACAATTTATACTGCCCTGGATGTTCCCAACGTTTTGACTCTGTATTAGCGTTGATTCAACACCTGGATCACTGCGGTCAGTCACCCGAGTCAGAAAGTGAAGTCCTGATG GAGGCAAATGTGGAACAAATTAGCGAGAGCTTCTTGGCCACTGTCAAGGATGGAGACATTATGATTGTGGGCGAACCAAGTTCCATTCAAGCTGGTGATAATg AAGAATTCAATgtgatggaaaaaatggaTGTTGAGGAAAGACAAGTCAATGGTGTTACCCCTGTGCCGAGAGCTCGGGAATCACCAGTTCCGTCTGTAGTTAATGAAGCTGATAGAAAATCTCCAATACCAAATCCATTGGTAGAATTAACAACAATTGAAGCAGACAATCAAGATACTGATAAAAATCTTATTACTATTTTATCTGGGGGGCCAGAACTTATGGACAATGAAGACGGTAATTTGATGAGCCATACTCATAGTCTCATAGCAGATGTTGAAGAAGTAGAAGACATCAATGATCCAGAACTTCTTCATGTAAAGCAGGAAATCTGTGAGGTAAAACTTGAAGAG TTGGAAGCTGATGCCATGTATAGCTGCAGTAGTTGCGGCATGAGTTTTAACTCAGTTTTGGAGCATATCAAAGAGTTTCACGATGGGCAAGAGGTTGTCTTAGAAATGGCGGAACCACCACTGGAAAACCTACCAACACCTACTTCGATTACCCCGCCGCAGGAGCCGACACCTGTAACAGGAAGTCGTCAGCGGCAAACAATGAATACTTTAAGAACAGAGGAATGTGTCGATAGTGAGGGCAGATTGTATACAAGAAAAGTCGTACAGATTGAGAGATTTTGGGATCGGCCAACATCTTCACCTGCACCTGCCAAATCACCTAtgattgagaaatttttttcaaacgtggAAGGTGTAAAG GTCAGAGATAAGAATCTACCTCCAGGACCAACACGGATGTACCGTTGCAATCAGTGCCTTGAACATTTTGCTAAGTTGGGAGGTTTTCGGGTCCATGTCTGTCTTCGTGGTAATAATCAATGCAACCACTGCGATCAAGCATTTGCTACAGCTCGAGCATTGCAGCTACATATGAAGGTACATGATAGTGAAACAGAAGGGATGCAGCGTTTGTTCGTCTGTTCCACATGTGGCACAGAGTTCTCATCTCACAAAAGTCTTCGGTTGCATTCGCGAATGCATGCGCCAGTGAGGGCAAGGCATGTTGATGCTCCAGAAGGCACTCACAGTGCCACCTTTACTTGCCCTGAATGTG GAAAAGTTTTGTCTGAATCATATCGAGTAGCACACATGGCTTTGCATTCTGGTGGTTCAGTTACCTGTACTATTTGCAATCGGAAGTTTGAATCAGCTGATAGTTTGGCAATGCATGCTGCAGTCCATACTGAGCCAAATCAGTCTCATTCACCAACTCCACCTCGAGGGGAAGGAAGTGAAAGTGCTGACGCCCAAAAACCTTATCAGTGCCAACATTGTGGTCGTCGTTTTGCTAGACCTCACGAAAAAGTTAAACATGAACGTATTCATACTGGTGAGAAACCTCATGCTTGTGAg GTATGTGGCAAGACATTTCGCGTGTCTTACTGTTTGACATTACACATGCGAACTCACACCGGAGTTCGTCCTTATGTTTGCCAACACTGTGGCAAGAGGTTTAAAGCATCCTCAGTATACAATCATCACTTGCTCACTCATGGGGAAGAAAGAGCATACACATGTCCGTATTGTCCGAAAACTTTCAAAACTCGAGTTCAACTTGCAGGGCATAAAAATAGCCATACCAAACCATTCAGATGTACCGAATGCTCCAGACCATTTGCCTCGTTATATGCTGCTCGTGCGCATATACAAACGCACAAGAAAGATAATAATCTTAAATTTAGTTGTTTTATTTGTGGAGCTTCGTACGGTAGAGCATTCGCCTTGAAAGATCACTTGAAACAACATGGTCAAGATATATCAGCTCCTCCCGAGCCATCTCGAGAAGAAGAAGTACACGAAGGAGAGAATTTTCTACTTCCTGAAGAGGAAGTAGATGACGATGATCTAGTGATTCCTTCACCATTACCAGTTGCACAATCATCCGAAGCAGAGGAATCTGATTGA
- the LOC124176529 gene encoding zinc finger protein 595-like isoform X3, which produces MGSLNLVCPMCCGETFNNPQSLKYHLLSITDNLYCPGCSQRFDSVLALIQHLDHCGQSPESESEVLMEANVEQISESFLATVKDGDIMIVGEPSSIQAGDNEEFNVMEKMDVEERQVNGVTPVPRARESPVPSVVNEADRKSPIPNPLVELTTIEADNQDTDKNLITILSGGPELMDNEDGNLMSHTHSLIADVEEVEDINDPELLHVKQEICELEADAMYSCSSCGMSFNSVLEHIKEFHDGQEVVLEMAEPPLENLPTPTSITPPQEPTPVTGSRQRQTMNTLRTEECVDSEGRLYTRKVVQIERFWDRPTSSPAPAKSPMIEKFFSNVEGVKVRDKNLPPGPTRMYRCNQCLEHFAKLGGFRVHVCLRGNNQCNHCDQAFATARALQLHMKVHDSETEGMQRLFVCSTCGTEFSSHKSLRLHSRMHAPVRARHVDAPEGTHSATFTCPECGKVLSESYRVAHMALHSGGSVTCTICNRKFESADSLAMHAAVHTEPNQSHSPTPPRGEGSESADAQKPYQCQHCGRRFARPHEKVKHERIHTGEKPHACEVCGKTFRVSYCLTLHMRTHTGVRPYVCQHCGKRFKASSVYNHHLLTHGEERAYTCPYCPKTFKTRVQLAGHKNSHTKPFRCTECSRPFASLYAARAHIQTHKKDNNLKFSCFICGASYGRAFALKDHLKQHGQDISAPPEPSREEEVHEGENFLLPEEEVDDDDLVIPSPLPVAQSSEAEESD; this is translated from the exons ATGGGATCACTGAATCTTGTTTGTCCAATGTGCTGTGGCGAGACTTTCAACAATCCTCAGTCATTGAAGTATCACTTACTAAGTATTACGGACAATTTATACTGCCCTGGATGTTCCCAACGTTTTGACTCTGTATTAGCGTTGATTCAACACCTGGATCACTGCGGTCAGTCACCCGAGTCAGAAAGTGAAGTCCTGATG GAGGCAAATGTGGAACAAATTAGCGAGAGCTTCTTGGCCACTGTCAAGGATGGAGACATTATGATTGTGGGCGAACCAAGTTCCATTCAAGCTGGTGATAATg AAGAATTCAATgtgatggaaaaaatggaTGTTGAGGAAAGACAAGTCAATGGTGTTACCCCTGTGCCGAGAGCTCGGGAATCACCAGTTCCGTCTGTAGTTAATGAAGCTGATAGAAAATCTCCAATACCAAATCCATTGGTAGAATTAACAACAATTGAAGCAGACAATCAAGATACTGATAAAAATCTTATTACTATTTTATCTGGGGGGCCAGAACTTATGGACAATGAAGACGGTAATTTGATGAGCCATACTCATAGTCTCATAGCAGATGTTGAAGAAGTAGAAGACATCAATGATCCAGAACTTCTTCATGTAAAGCAGGAAATCTGTGAG TTGGAAGCTGATGCCATGTATAGCTGCAGTAGTTGCGGCATGAGTTTTAACTCAGTTTTGGAGCATATCAAAGAGTTTCACGATGGGCAAGAGGTTGTCTTAGAAATGGCGGAACCACCACTGGAAAACCTACCAACACCTACTTCGATTACCCCGCCGCAGGAGCCGACACCTGTAACAGGAAGTCGTCAGCGGCAAACAATGAATACTTTAAGAACAGAGGAATGTGTCGATAGTGAGGGCAGATTGTATACAAGAAAAGTCGTACAGATTGAGAGATTTTGGGATCGGCCAACATCTTCACCTGCACCTGCCAAATCACCTAtgattgagaaatttttttcaaacgtggAAGGTGTAAAG GTCAGAGATAAGAATCTACCTCCAGGACCAACACGGATGTACCGTTGCAATCAGTGCCTTGAACATTTTGCTAAGTTGGGAGGTTTTCGGGTCCATGTCTGTCTTCGTGGTAATAATCAATGCAACCACTGCGATCAAGCATTTGCTACAGCTCGAGCATTGCAGCTACATATGAAGGTACATGATAGTGAAACAGAAGGGATGCAGCGTTTGTTCGTCTGTTCCACATGTGGCACAGAGTTCTCATCTCACAAAAGTCTTCGGTTGCATTCGCGAATGCATGCGCCAGTGAGGGCAAGGCATGTTGATGCTCCAGAAGGCACTCACAGTGCCACCTTTACTTGCCCTGAATGTG GAAAAGTTTTGTCTGAATCATATCGAGTAGCACACATGGCTTTGCATTCTGGTGGTTCAGTTACCTGTACTATTTGCAATCGGAAGTTTGAATCAGCTGATAGTTTGGCAATGCATGCTGCAGTCCATACTGAGCCAAATCAGTCTCATTCACCAACTCCACCTCGAGGGGAAGGAAGTGAAAGTGCTGACGCCCAAAAACCTTATCAGTGCCAACATTGTGGTCGTCGTTTTGCTAGACCTCACGAAAAAGTTAAACATGAACGTATTCATACTGGTGAGAAACCTCATGCTTGTGAg GTATGTGGCAAGACATTTCGCGTGTCTTACTGTTTGACATTACACATGCGAACTCACACCGGAGTTCGTCCTTATGTTTGCCAACACTGTGGCAAGAGGTTTAAAGCATCCTCAGTATACAATCATCACTTGCTCACTCATGGGGAAGAAAGAGCATACACATGTCCGTATTGTCCGAAAACTTTCAAAACTCGAGTTCAACTTGCAGGGCATAAAAATAGCCATACCAAACCATTCAGATGTACCGAATGCTCCAGACCATTTGCCTCGTTATATGCTGCTCGTGCGCATATACAAACGCACAAGAAAGATAATAATCTTAAATTTAGTTGTTTTATTTGTGGAGCTTCGTACGGTAGAGCATTCGCCTTGAAAGATCACTTGAAACAACATGGTCAAGATATATCAGCTCCTCCCGAGCCATCTCGAGAAGAAGAAGTACACGAAGGAGAGAATTTTCTACTTCCTGAAGAGGAAGTAGATGACGATGATCTAGTGATTCCTTCACCATTACCAGTTGCACAATCATCCGAAGCAGAGGAATCTGATTGA
- the LOC124176529 gene encoding zinc finger protein 595-like isoform X2, protein MGSLNLVCPMCCGETFNNPQSLKYHLLSITDNLYCPGCSQRFDSVLALIQHLDHCGQSPESESEVLMEANVEQISESFLATVKDGDIMIVGEPSSIQAGDNEFNVMEKMDVEERQVNGVTPVPRARESPVPSVVNEADRKSPIPNPLVELTTIEADNQDTDKNLITILSGGPELMDNEDGNLMSHTHSLIADVEEVEDINDPELLHVKQEICEVKLEELEADAMYSCSSCGMSFNSVLEHIKEFHDGQEVVLEMAEPPLENLPTPTSITPPQEPTPVTGSRQRQTMNTLRTEECVDSEGRLYTRKVVQIERFWDRPTSSPAPAKSPMIEKFFSNVEGVKVRDKNLPPGPTRMYRCNQCLEHFAKLGGFRVHVCLRGNNQCNHCDQAFATARALQLHMKVHDSETEGMQRLFVCSTCGTEFSSHKSLRLHSRMHAPVRARHVDAPEGTHSATFTCPECGKVLSESYRVAHMALHSGGSVTCTICNRKFESADSLAMHAAVHTEPNQSHSPTPPRGEGSESADAQKPYQCQHCGRRFARPHEKVKHERIHTGEKPHACEVCGKTFRVSYCLTLHMRTHTGVRPYVCQHCGKRFKASSVYNHHLLTHGEERAYTCPYCPKTFKTRVQLAGHKNSHTKPFRCTECSRPFASLYAARAHIQTHKKDNNLKFSCFICGASYGRAFALKDHLKQHGQDISAPPEPSREEEVHEGENFLLPEEEVDDDDLVIPSPLPVAQSSEAEESD, encoded by the exons ATGGGATCACTGAATCTTGTTTGTCCAATGTGCTGTGGCGAGACTTTCAACAATCCTCAGTCATTGAAGTATCACTTACTAAGTATTACGGACAATTTATACTGCCCTGGATGTTCCCAACGTTTTGACTCTGTATTAGCGTTGATTCAACACCTGGATCACTGCGGTCAGTCACCCGAGTCAGAAAGTGAAGTCCTGATG GAGGCAAATGTGGAACAAATTAGCGAGAGCTTCTTGGCCACTGTCAAGGATGGAGACATTATGATTGTGGGCGAACCAAGTTCCATTCAAGCTGGTGATAATg AATTCAATgtgatggaaaaaatggaTGTTGAGGAAAGACAAGTCAATGGTGTTACCCCTGTGCCGAGAGCTCGGGAATCACCAGTTCCGTCTGTAGTTAATGAAGCTGATAGAAAATCTCCAATACCAAATCCATTGGTAGAATTAACAACAATTGAAGCAGACAATCAAGATACTGATAAAAATCTTATTACTATTTTATCTGGGGGGCCAGAACTTATGGACAATGAAGACGGTAATTTGATGAGCCATACTCATAGTCTCATAGCAGATGTTGAAGAAGTAGAAGACATCAATGATCCAGAACTTCTTCATGTAAAGCAGGAAATCTGTGAGGTAAAACTTGAAGAG TTGGAAGCTGATGCCATGTATAGCTGCAGTAGTTGCGGCATGAGTTTTAACTCAGTTTTGGAGCATATCAAAGAGTTTCACGATGGGCAAGAGGTTGTCTTAGAAATGGCGGAACCACCACTGGAAAACCTACCAACACCTACTTCGATTACCCCGCCGCAGGAGCCGACACCTGTAACAGGAAGTCGTCAGCGGCAAACAATGAATACTTTAAGAACAGAGGAATGTGTCGATAGTGAGGGCAGATTGTATACAAGAAAAGTCGTACAGATTGAGAGATTTTGGGATCGGCCAACATCTTCACCTGCACCTGCCAAATCACCTAtgattgagaaatttttttcaaacgtggAAGGTGTAAAG GTCAGAGATAAGAATCTACCTCCAGGACCAACACGGATGTACCGTTGCAATCAGTGCCTTGAACATTTTGCTAAGTTGGGAGGTTTTCGGGTCCATGTCTGTCTTCGTGGTAATAATCAATGCAACCACTGCGATCAAGCATTTGCTACAGCTCGAGCATTGCAGCTACATATGAAGGTACATGATAGTGAAACAGAAGGGATGCAGCGTTTGTTCGTCTGTTCCACATGTGGCACAGAGTTCTCATCTCACAAAAGTCTTCGGTTGCATTCGCGAATGCATGCGCCAGTGAGGGCAAGGCATGTTGATGCTCCAGAAGGCACTCACAGTGCCACCTTTACTTGCCCTGAATGTG GAAAAGTTTTGTCTGAATCATATCGAGTAGCACACATGGCTTTGCATTCTGGTGGTTCAGTTACCTGTACTATTTGCAATCGGAAGTTTGAATCAGCTGATAGTTTGGCAATGCATGCTGCAGTCCATACTGAGCCAAATCAGTCTCATTCACCAACTCCACCTCGAGGGGAAGGAAGTGAAAGTGCTGACGCCCAAAAACCTTATCAGTGCCAACATTGTGGTCGTCGTTTTGCTAGACCTCACGAAAAAGTTAAACATGAACGTATTCATACTGGTGAGAAACCTCATGCTTGTGAg GTATGTGGCAAGACATTTCGCGTGTCTTACTGTTTGACATTACACATGCGAACTCACACCGGAGTTCGTCCTTATGTTTGCCAACACTGTGGCAAGAGGTTTAAAGCATCCTCAGTATACAATCATCACTTGCTCACTCATGGGGAAGAAAGAGCATACACATGTCCGTATTGTCCGAAAACTTTCAAAACTCGAGTTCAACTTGCAGGGCATAAAAATAGCCATACCAAACCATTCAGATGTACCGAATGCTCCAGACCATTTGCCTCGTTATATGCTGCTCGTGCGCATATACAAACGCACAAGAAAGATAATAATCTTAAATTTAGTTGTTTTATTTGTGGAGCTTCGTACGGTAGAGCATTCGCCTTGAAAGATCACTTGAAACAACATGGTCAAGATATATCAGCTCCTCCCGAGCCATCTCGAGAAGAAGAAGTACACGAAGGAGAGAATTTTCTACTTCCTGAAGAGGAAGTAGATGACGATGATCTAGTGATTCCTTCACCATTACCAGTTGCACAATCATCCGAAGCAGAGGAATCTGATTGA
- the LOC124176529 gene encoding zinc finger protein 79-like isoform X5: protein MGSLNLVCPMCCGETFNNPQSLKYHLLSITDNLYCPGCSQRFDSVLALIQHLDHCGQSPESESEVLMEANVEQISESFLATVKDGDIMIVGEPSSIQAGDNELMDNEDGNLMSHTHSLIADVEEVEDINDPELLHVKQEICEVKLEELEADAMYSCSSCGMSFNSVLEHIKEFHDGQEVVLEMAEPPLENLPTPTSITPPQEPTPVTGSRQRQTMNTLRTEECVDSEGRLYTRKVVQIERFWDRPTSSPAPAKSPMIEKFFSNVEGVKVRDKNLPPGPTRMYRCNQCLEHFAKLGGFRVHVCLRGNNQCNHCDQAFATARALQLHMKVHDSETEGMQRLFVCSTCGTEFSSHKSLRLHSRMHAPVRARHVDAPEGTHSATFTCPECGKVLSESYRVAHMALHSGGSVTCTICNRKFESADSLAMHAAVHTEPNQSHSPTPPRGEGSESADAQKPYQCQHCGRRFARPHEKVKHERIHTGEKPHACEVCGKTFRVSYCLTLHMRTHTGVRPYVCQHCGKRFKASSVYNHHLLTHGEERAYTCPYCPKTFKTRVQLAGHKNSHTKPFRCTECSRPFASLYAARAHIQTHKKDNNLKFSCFICGASYGRAFALKDHLKQHGQDISAPPEPSREEEVHEGENFLLPEEEVDDDDLVIPSPLPVAQSSEAEESD, encoded by the exons ATGGGATCACTGAATCTTGTTTGTCCAATGTGCTGTGGCGAGACTTTCAACAATCCTCAGTCATTGAAGTATCACTTACTAAGTATTACGGACAATTTATACTGCCCTGGATGTTCCCAACGTTTTGACTCTGTATTAGCGTTGATTCAACACCTGGATCACTGCGGTCAGTCACCCGAGTCAGAAAGTGAAGTCCTGATG GAGGCAAATGTGGAACAAATTAGCGAGAGCTTCTTGGCCACTGTCAAGGATGGAGACATTATGATTGTGGGCGAACCAAGTTCCATTCAAGCTGGTGATAATg AACTTATGGACAATGAAGACGGTAATTTGATGAGCCATACTCATAGTCTCATAGCAGATGTTGAAGAAGTAGAAGACATCAATGATCCAGAACTTCTTCATGTAAAGCAGGAAATCTGTGAGGTAAAACTTGAAGAG TTGGAAGCTGATGCCATGTATAGCTGCAGTAGTTGCGGCATGAGTTTTAACTCAGTTTTGGAGCATATCAAAGAGTTTCACGATGGGCAAGAGGTTGTCTTAGAAATGGCGGAACCACCACTGGAAAACCTACCAACACCTACTTCGATTACCCCGCCGCAGGAGCCGACACCTGTAACAGGAAGTCGTCAGCGGCAAACAATGAATACTTTAAGAACAGAGGAATGTGTCGATAGTGAGGGCAGATTGTATACAAGAAAAGTCGTACAGATTGAGAGATTTTGGGATCGGCCAACATCTTCACCTGCACCTGCCAAATCACCTAtgattgagaaatttttttcaaacgtggAAGGTGTAAAG GTCAGAGATAAGAATCTACCTCCAGGACCAACACGGATGTACCGTTGCAATCAGTGCCTTGAACATTTTGCTAAGTTGGGAGGTTTTCGGGTCCATGTCTGTCTTCGTGGTAATAATCAATGCAACCACTGCGATCAAGCATTTGCTACAGCTCGAGCATTGCAGCTACATATGAAGGTACATGATAGTGAAACAGAAGGGATGCAGCGTTTGTTCGTCTGTTCCACATGTGGCACAGAGTTCTCATCTCACAAAAGTCTTCGGTTGCATTCGCGAATGCATGCGCCAGTGAGGGCAAGGCATGTTGATGCTCCAGAAGGCACTCACAGTGCCACCTTTACTTGCCCTGAATGTG GAAAAGTTTTGTCTGAATCATATCGAGTAGCACACATGGCTTTGCATTCTGGTGGTTCAGTTACCTGTACTATTTGCAATCGGAAGTTTGAATCAGCTGATAGTTTGGCAATGCATGCTGCAGTCCATACTGAGCCAAATCAGTCTCATTCACCAACTCCACCTCGAGGGGAAGGAAGTGAAAGTGCTGACGCCCAAAAACCTTATCAGTGCCAACATTGTGGTCGTCGTTTTGCTAGACCTCACGAAAAAGTTAAACATGAACGTATTCATACTGGTGAGAAACCTCATGCTTGTGAg GTATGTGGCAAGACATTTCGCGTGTCTTACTGTTTGACATTACACATGCGAACTCACACCGGAGTTCGTCCTTATGTTTGCCAACACTGTGGCAAGAGGTTTAAAGCATCCTCAGTATACAATCATCACTTGCTCACTCATGGGGAAGAAAGAGCATACACATGTCCGTATTGTCCGAAAACTTTCAAAACTCGAGTTCAACTTGCAGGGCATAAAAATAGCCATACCAAACCATTCAGATGTACCGAATGCTCCAGACCATTTGCCTCGTTATATGCTGCTCGTGCGCATATACAAACGCACAAGAAAGATAATAATCTTAAATTTAGTTGTTTTATTTGTGGAGCTTCGTACGGTAGAGCATTCGCCTTGAAAGATCACTTGAAACAACATGGTCAAGATATATCAGCTCCTCCCGAGCCATCTCGAGAAGAAGAAGTACACGAAGGAGAGAATTTTCTACTTCCTGAAGAGGAAGTAGATGACGATGATCTAGTGATTCCTTCACCATTACCAGTTGCACAATCATCCGAAGCAGAGGAATCTGATTGA
- the LOC124176529 gene encoding zinc finger protein 79-like isoform X4, whose amino-acid sequence MQQSIKKVHHCCCIALLTREVIQFISIVIVKKEFNVMEKMDVEERQVNGVTPVPRARESPVPSVVNEADRKSPIPNPLVELTTIEADNQDTDKNLITILSGGPELMDNEDGNLMSHTHSLIADVEEVEDINDPELLHVKQEICEVKLEELEADAMYSCSSCGMSFNSVLEHIKEFHDGQEVVLEMAEPPLENLPTPTSITPPQEPTPVTGSRQRQTMNTLRTEECVDSEGRLYTRKVVQIERFWDRPTSSPAPAKSPMIEKFFSNVEGVKVRDKNLPPGPTRMYRCNQCLEHFAKLGGFRVHVCLRGNNQCNHCDQAFATARALQLHMKVHDSETEGMQRLFVCSTCGTEFSSHKSLRLHSRMHAPVRARHVDAPEGTHSATFTCPECGKVLSESYRVAHMALHSGGSVTCTICNRKFESADSLAMHAAVHTEPNQSHSPTPPRGEGSESADAQKPYQCQHCGRRFARPHEKVKHERIHTGEKPHACEVCGKTFRVSYCLTLHMRTHTGVRPYVCQHCGKRFKASSVYNHHLLTHGEERAYTCPYCPKTFKTRVQLAGHKNSHTKPFRCTECSRPFASLYAARAHIQTHKKDNNLKFSCFICGASYGRAFALKDHLKQHGQDISAPPEPSREEEVHEGENFLLPEEEVDDDDLVIPSPLPVAQSSEAEESD is encoded by the exons ATGCAACAATCTATAAAGAAAGTTCATCATTGTTGCTGTATTGCCTTACTGACCAGAGAAGTGATCCAGTTTATTTCCATAGTGATAGTGAAaa AAGAATTCAATgtgatggaaaaaatggaTGTTGAGGAAAGACAAGTCAATGGTGTTACCCCTGTGCCGAGAGCTCGGGAATCACCAGTTCCGTCTGTAGTTAATGAAGCTGATAGAAAATCTCCAATACCAAATCCATTGGTAGAATTAACAACAATTGAAGCAGACAATCAAGATACTGATAAAAATCTTATTACTATTTTATCTGGGGGGCCAGAACTTATGGACAATGAAGACGGTAATTTGATGAGCCATACTCATAGTCTCATAGCAGATGTTGAAGAAGTAGAAGACATCAATGATCCAGAACTTCTTCATGTAAAGCAGGAAATCTGTGAGGTAAAACTTGAAGAG TTGGAAGCTGATGCCATGTATAGCTGCAGTAGTTGCGGCATGAGTTTTAACTCAGTTTTGGAGCATATCAAAGAGTTTCACGATGGGCAAGAGGTTGTCTTAGAAATGGCGGAACCACCACTGGAAAACCTACCAACACCTACTTCGATTACCCCGCCGCAGGAGCCGACACCTGTAACAGGAAGTCGTCAGCGGCAAACAATGAATACTTTAAGAACAGAGGAATGTGTCGATAGTGAGGGCAGATTGTATACAAGAAAAGTCGTACAGATTGAGAGATTTTGGGATCGGCCAACATCTTCACCTGCACCTGCCAAATCACCTAtgattgagaaatttttttcaaacgtggAAGGTGTAAAG GTCAGAGATAAGAATCTACCTCCAGGACCAACACGGATGTACCGTTGCAATCAGTGCCTTGAACATTTTGCTAAGTTGGGAGGTTTTCGGGTCCATGTCTGTCTTCGTGGTAATAATCAATGCAACCACTGCGATCAAGCATTTGCTACAGCTCGAGCATTGCAGCTACATATGAAGGTACATGATAGTGAAACAGAAGGGATGCAGCGTTTGTTCGTCTGTTCCACATGTGGCACAGAGTTCTCATCTCACAAAAGTCTTCGGTTGCATTCGCGAATGCATGCGCCAGTGAGGGCAAGGCATGTTGATGCTCCAGAAGGCACTCACAGTGCCACCTTTACTTGCCCTGAATGTG GAAAAGTTTTGTCTGAATCATATCGAGTAGCACACATGGCTTTGCATTCTGGTGGTTCAGTTACCTGTACTATTTGCAATCGGAAGTTTGAATCAGCTGATAGTTTGGCAATGCATGCTGCAGTCCATACTGAGCCAAATCAGTCTCATTCACCAACTCCACCTCGAGGGGAAGGAAGTGAAAGTGCTGACGCCCAAAAACCTTATCAGTGCCAACATTGTGGTCGTCGTTTTGCTAGACCTCACGAAAAAGTTAAACATGAACGTATTCATACTGGTGAGAAACCTCATGCTTGTGAg GTATGTGGCAAGACATTTCGCGTGTCTTACTGTTTGACATTACACATGCGAACTCACACCGGAGTTCGTCCTTATGTTTGCCAACACTGTGGCAAGAGGTTTAAAGCATCCTCAGTATACAATCATCACTTGCTCACTCATGGGGAAGAAAGAGCATACACATGTCCGTATTGTCCGAAAACTTTCAAAACTCGAGTTCAACTTGCAGGGCATAAAAATAGCCATACCAAACCATTCAGATGTACCGAATGCTCCAGACCATTTGCCTCGTTATATGCTGCTCGTGCGCATATACAAACGCACAAGAAAGATAATAATCTTAAATTTAGTTGTTTTATTTGTGGAGCTTCGTACGGTAGAGCATTCGCCTTGAAAGATCACTTGAAACAACATGGTCAAGATATATCAGCTCCTCCCGAGCCATCTCGAGAAGAAGAAGTACACGAAGGAGAGAATTTTCTACTTCCTGAAGAGGAAGTAGATGACGATGATCTAGTGATTCCTTCACCATTACCAGTTGCACAATCATCCGAAGCAGAGGAATCTGATTGA